In the genome of Ensifer sp. WSM1721, the window ATTCTTCTGGATGAGGAAACCGGCGCTGGCGATCGTCACATGTTCGCGAATCGCGGTCACAACATCCGCAAGCGGCCTGTAGTGCGGATCGTGATAGAGCGCATCATTGGTGGCGAGAAGCCGGATGCCGTGCTTGCGGGCGACTGTCGCAAGCACGGCGAAATCATGCCGGTCGAAGCCGTCATAACGCGGCGTCATGCCGAGATAGAGCCGGTTGCCCGCATGTTCCCGCAATTTTTCAAGCAGCGCTCCCAAGGTTTCCGGCTCCGGCCGCCCCTCTCCCTGCATGACGATCAGCAGAAGCTCCTCCTGCCACTCGAGGAGATCGGCGAGATAAAGCGTGCACTCGCCCTTCTTCGAACGCAGATTTCCGGCGCTGAGCAGGCGGCAGAGATGTCCCCAGCCTCGCCTGTTTTTTGGATAGGCAAGAATGTCCGGCGTGTCGTCGGTAAAGGATAGGCGGGCGCCCGGCTGGAAGGGAAAACCCTCCATCTTTGCCTTGGCATGGGCCCGGACGACGCCGGCCACACTGTTGCGATCGGCAATGCCGAGACCTGAAAGCCCGACCTTCTTGGCGAAGACGATCATCTCCTCGGCCGGCGCCGCTCCTTCGAGGAAGGAGAAATTCGTGCGTGCACCAAGCTCGTGGAAGACAGGATCCGCGCTCATGCGAAAACTCCGTGCATGAACCAGCGAGCCGTGGAAACCTCCCTTCCGTAAAGGCCTTCGCGGAACAGCCAGAAACGGCGGCCTTCCTGATCCTCGACCCGGAAATAATCGCGCGTCGGATGGGCCTCGCCATCGATCCACCACTCGGCGGCGATGCGCTCCGGTCCCTCGGCGCGGGCGACGCGATAGTGGGTCTTTCGCCAGTTGAAGCTGCGCGGGGCGCCGTCCGGCACTTCGGCTGTCGCCTCCACCCGTTCAGGATGTGCGAAAATCCGAAGCGGGCGGTTTTCAGGGATGGCCTTGCCTTCAAGGGCGGAAGGCCTCATGGCCGCGGCCACGTCTCTCAAGGGTGCAAACCCGCCCGCCCGCTCCGGCAGGTGGCTTTCGAAAAGGGCTGCCTGCATCAGGCAATCCGGCCCGAAACGGGCGGAAACCTTGTCGATAAAGGCCGCCAGCGGCTGGCTTTCATCGGCAACGCCGGAAAAATCCTCTTGCGCCGGATCGAGCCTTTCGCTTCTGATGACCGCAAGCCTGAGGATTTCGAAGCCATATCCGGCATCGAGATCGTCATGGACCGCCTGCAATCGCTCGCGAAAGAGGGCGGCGATGCGATCGGCATCGTTCAAGGGCACGGCCGCATGTGCCCGAACGCGGAACACCCGGCCGTCGACACGAAACAGGAGGAGCTCGAAGAGCCGCCCGCCTTCGCCGTGTCGTTCCAGCGAGGAACGGACATCCTTGGCGAGATGCCGGGTCAATTCGAGTATGTATTCCTCATCCTGAAGCGGCTCTGCGAGCCGGCGCTCGGAGGAGAAACTCGGCACAGGCAGACGAGGAGAAAGAGGTTCGTCCTCAAGGCCTCTCGCCTGATCGAGCCTGAGGAGAAGGCAGGAGCCGAAACGGCGGGCGAGCGGCGCGCGCGGCGCTTCGAGAAGATCGCCCACCTCTTTCAACCCGACCCGTTCGAGCGCGGCCGCGGTTTCCGCCGGCAGACGTAGCGCCGTGACCGGCAAGGGTGCAAGAACGCGGTCTGCGTCCTCGGGCGCGATGACGGCGTCCTTGCCGTAGCGGGCAGCCGCCCAGGAGAGGCCGGCGGAAGAGGAAACGGTCGCCCGCGCCTCGACGCCGAGCGAAAACAGCCGCGACAGAACATCGCTGACCAGCGCCTTCTCGCCGCCGTGGAGATGCGCGCAGCCGGTGATGTCGAGGAACAGGCCGTCCGTGCCGTCGAGTGCGACGAGCGGCGTATAGCGATCGCACCAATCCGCAAGCGCTTCCAGAAAGGCTTGATCCGCCGAAGGATCAGCGGCGATCACGTCGAGCGAGGGACACATGGCGCGGGCTTCCGCCGCTCCCTGGCCGCGCTTCAGGCCTATCCTCTCCGCAAGCGTATCAAGCGCGATGAGGCGCATGGCATTGTCGATCTTGGCGGCGAAGACGACGGGCGGATGGTCAGGACGCCCGCGCGAAAGCCACGAGGCGCCCCAACGGCTGCGCGCGACCCGATCGGCCGGCAGATGCGGGAAGTGGATCGACAGGATTCGCTGGCTTGTCGTCTGTCTGAAGAGCGGCGCTCCGGCGCTCGTCGAGGGGGTAGAAGCGGCGGTCATGGGCGTTCCATTCCAGAAAGATGTCGAGAGGGGCGTAAGCCCTGCTTTTTTCGACAAGGAGGTGAAAGGCGGGATGGCCGATGCTGCCGCAAAGCACCGAACCATCGGGAAGAGGGCGTTCGCCGGCCGAGGCCGGCTTGACCTGGAACCGGAAGAAGGCGCTGCTCGCCTCCTCCTCGCCCGCTTGGCGGAAGACGAGGAGAGGCATACCGCCCGCCCGGGCCCTGACATGCAGGCGCCGGCTCTCGCTTAAGGCCAGACAGGCCGGATTGCCGCGGATTTCGAGAACTACCGCGGCGAAGACCGGCACCGAGAGTGCCGTCTCGGTGATCCAGAGCGCATCCTTGACCGTGCGCACCGAGACGAAGAGGAAGCGCTCGGCATCGAGACCGTAGGACGCGAGCCCCGGCGCATAGGGATGGCCCGCTTCTTGGCAGGCAAGGGCCTGACTGATCCACAGAATCGGCGCCAGATGTCCCTTCTCCTTTTTCTCCCGCTGATAGAGCGCCGCAAGCGCCGCGACGAAACCGGCGGCCGCACCCGCATCGCGGGTTTCGGCATTGCGGATTTCCGTCATGCCCTCGAGCGGCAGCCCGCCCTTGAGGGCGTCATCGAGCTGCGGGACCCCTACGGGCAGGAGCTTGCGGCGGGAGGCCTCCTCCTTCTCGCCCCGAAAGCCGGCGGGGTCGGCCGCGCTCGCCGCCCGGACGCATCCCGGCAGTCTGCGGTCCTCGATCCGCGCAATGGTCTCGCGAAGGGAAAGAACGGTTTGCCGTTGCATGCCGTTCCCGGCCATGACGGTCAACTCCCCACATTTGTTCATGTTATGTTCTTATGGATTCCAGAGCTTGCCGGAAGAGTCAACAGCCAGGCACGAGAATTTATTCCTCATCCTGCCCGGGCAAAATTCGACACTCGAAAAACAAAGGCAAAATCGCTATATGAGGGCAACAAGGAGTGCCCATGGCCCGCATTGACCAGACCGATGATTGGCGGGAACGCCACGCACCGACGCTTTCCACATTCGAGCAGCTCGCGTTTGAAGCCTACAGCCATCTGCCTCAGGAATTCCGCAAGCTGACGACGGATCTCATTATCGAAGTCGCCGATTTTCCGAGTGACGACGTCTTCGAAGACATGGCGCTCGAGACGCCCTTCGACCTGCTCGGCCTCTTCGAAGGCCGCGGCATCGGCGAACGCTTCACCATGGAGACCGGCGAGTTTCCGAACCGGATCACGCTCTATCGCCGCCCGATCCTGGATTACTGGGCGGAAAACGAGGAAACGCTGGGCGACATCATCACCCATGTGCTGATCCACGAGATCGGCCACCATTTCGGCCTTTCCGACGACGACATGGAGCGGATCGAGGCGAGTGTGGAACACGTCGGCGGCTGAAGCCGCTTCCGTCCGTATTTGCCCCTCATCCGGCCTGCCGGCCACCTTCTCCCCGCAAGCGGGGCGAAGGAGACTCGCGGCAATGCCCCGGCACAAAATCCCCTCTCCCCGCGCGCGGGGAGAGGGCTAGTCTTCGAGTTAAACCCGAGGAGAGGGGCAGATCCCATTCATCAACGATCCCTACTGCTCCGACAGCTTCATGTCCGGATCGTAGTCCTTGCCCTCCACCTCCTTCACCACCGCCTGACCGCACTGCATATGCTGGGTATCGGCATTGAAGGCGTAGGTGGGCGAGCCGTGCAGCGTCCATCCCTGGTTCAAGGCCGCCGTCACCTTGTGGCAGAACGAAGCGTCGTCGGGACCGGTGAGAAAGCGATAGAGTTTCAAAGTTTTGCCTTTCGTTTTTCGATGATGTACGCCTTGGCGGCGAGCTTTACCGCCTGCTCGAAATGCAGTCGTTCGACCATACGGCCGTCAAGGTTGATCACGCCCTTGCCCGCATTCTCCGGCAGCGCAAAAGCATCGATGATCGCCCGCGCCTCCTCGACCGCGGCCTCATCGATGCCGAAGCACCGGTTGGCCTCATCGATCTGCGCCGGATGGATCAGCATCTTGCCGTCATAGCCCATCTCGCGCCCCTGCCGGCACTCCGCCTCGAGCCCCTCCTGATCGCGGAAATCGTTGAAGACCGCGTCGATGGCGTCGAGCCCGCTGCCGCGAGCGGCAAGGAGTATCTGCATCAGCCAAGGGATGAGATAGGTGCGGCCGGCAAGGGCTGGAACGCTCGTCTCCTTGCGAAGGTCGTTCAAGCCGACGACGAAGCAATCGAGCCTACCGCCGGAGGTGCGGCCAACCTCGGCGATCGCCGGCGCGTTGATGACCCCGCGCGGCGTCTCGATCATCGCCCAGAGCCTCAGGCTTTCCGGGGCGTCCTTTTCCGCAAGCCAGTCGAGCACGGCTTGGATATCGGCCGGGCTTTCCACCTTGGGCAAGAGGATCGCGTCGGGCTTCGCGGCAAGAGCGGCGGCGAGGTCCGCTTCGCCGAAGCCGGACCCCGCCGCGTTGACGCGGATGATCGCTTCGCCCTCTGGCCGGTTCCCGGCAAGGTGCCGGACGAGCGCATCGCGGGCCTCAGCCTTGCGTTCCGGCGAGACGGCATCCTCGAGGTCGAAGATCACGGCATCTGCCGCGAGATCGCGCACTTTGGCGAGCGCGCGCGGGTTGTCGGCCGGAACCGAGAGCACCGAACGGCGCAACCGCACGGGATGATGGTCGATCGCTCTTGTCATGCCACCCGTTGTGCCCGCCTTTCAATTTTTGCGCAAGCGGACACGAATTGGCCCCTCTTGTAAGCCATCCATCCAGCACCCACATGCCCGATAGAAAGGTGACGATCATGCAAAGCATCCGCTCTGTTCTCTTCACGGCCGTAGCCATCACAGTCACGCTCGTGGCCTTCGTCTTCACCGCCTCGCTCGCCCTGGCGCTCGCCGGCATCGCCGCCGTCGTCGCTATCGGCAGCGCGATCGCCGCAAAGTTCAACCGGCGGCCGGTGCATGTCCATGCCCGCACGAATCCGACCGGCGCTGAGCGCGAAATGCGGATCTGGAACGACGGGCGCGGCACGATCATCGATCTCTGAGAGCAGGATGAGGAAAGGTGCGAGGCGGTTTTCGCCCGCATTCGGTTCCACCTTCGCGGCCTGCGGCCAGCGAAAGCAGATTCTCCTTCATTTCGGCGCAAAACTGATCTAAACGCTTTTGCAATATTTCCGCTGAAATCGAAGGCCCAAGTCATGGACAAGTTCGTCAAGCTCACCGGCGTTGCCGCCCCCCTGCCCGTCGTCAACATCGACACGGACATGATCATTCCGAAGGATTACCTGAAGACGATCAAGCGCACCGGTCTTGGCAAGGGCCTTTTCGCCGAAGCCCGCTACAACGAGGACGGCACGGCGAACCCGGATTTCGTTCTCAACAAGCCGGCCTACCAGAACGCCAAGATCCTCGTCGCCGGCGACAATTTCGGCTGCGGCTCCTCTCGCGAGCACGCGCCCTGGGCGCTCCTCGATTTCGGCATCCGCTGCGTCATCTCGACGTCCTTTGCGGACATCTTCTACAACAACTGTTTCAAGAACGGCATCCTGCCGATCGTCGTCAGCCAGGAGAACCTCGACAAGCTGATGGACGACGCCAGCCGCGGCTCCAACGCCATCCTCACGGTCGATCTCGAAGCGCAGGAAATCACCGGCCCGGACGGCGGCTCAATCAAGTTCGAGATCGATGCCTTCAAGCGCCATTGCCTGCTGAACGGTCTTGACGACATCGGCCTGACGCTCGAAAAGGGCGGCGCCATCGACAATTTCGAGAAGGCAAACGCCACCTCACGCCCCTGGGCCTGAGCCGGCGGATGACGCTGAAGCGCATCTCCTCCGGTTCGCCCTTTGAAAAGACGGCAGGCTATTCGCGTGCCGTCGTCAAGGGCGACTGGTGCTTCGTCTCCGGCACCACCGGTTACGACTACGCCACCATGATCATGCCGGAGACGGTGGAGGAACAGGCGCGCAACTGCCTGAGGACGATCGAGGGTGCACTGAGAGAAGCGGGCTTCTCGCTCTCCGATGTCGTGCGCAACCACTATTACGTCACCGATGCGAGCTTCGCCGATCGGGTCTTCCCGATCTTCGGAGAGGTCTTCGGCGATATCCGCCCGGCCGCCACCATGATCGTCTGCGATCTCATCCGCCCGGAAATGTTGATCGAAATCGAGGTCACGGCGTTCCGGGGTTCTTAGCCGGAACACCGATTCAAGGACAAATCGCAGCCACGAGTTTCCCCTCACCCTATCCCTCTCCCCGCGAGCGGAGAGAGGGGGGCTTGAGAGGGCGCCGCGAGTCCCCTTCGCCCCGCATGCCGGGAGAAGGTGGCCGGCAGGCCGGATGAGGGGCAATGGCGACGGAACGCGAGGCCGGCGCGGCTCCTCAGCCGATCAGCAGCGCATCGTCGTCGAGCGTCTGGCCGCGGATGCGGCGGAACATAGCGATCAGATCCTCGACCTGCAGCGTCTTGCGGCTGTCGCCGGCGACGTCGAGCACGATCTCGCCGCCGTGCAGCATGACGGTGCGATGGCCGAAGTCGAGCGCCTGGCGCATCGAATGCGTCACCATCAGCGTCGTCAGCTTGCGTTCCGAGACAATCTTCTGCGTGAGATTCATGATGAACTCGGCCATGCCCGGGTCGAGCGCCGCGGTGTGTTCGTCGAGCAGCAGCACTTCGGAACCGGCGAGC includes:
- a CDS encoding ImuA family protein yields the protein MNKCGELTVMAGNGMQRQTVLSLRETIARIEDRRLPGCVRAASAADPAGFRGEKEEASRRKLLPVGVPQLDDALKGGLPLEGMTEIRNAETRDAGAAAGFVAALAALYQREKKEKGHLAPILWISQALACQEAGHPYAPGLASYGLDAERFLFVSVRTVKDALWITETALSVPVFAAVVLEIRGNPACLALSESRRLHVRARAGGMPLLVFRQAGEEEASSAFFRFQVKPASAGERPLPDGSVLCGSIGHPAFHLLVEKSRAYAPLDIFLEWNAHDRRFYPLDERRSAALQTDDKPANPVDPLPASAGRSGRAQPLGRLVAFARAS
- a CDS encoding CoA ester lyase, which codes for MTRAIDHHPVRLRRSVLSVPADNPRALAKVRDLAADAVIFDLEDAVSPERKAEARDALVRHLAGNRPEGEAIIRVNAAGSGFGEADLAAALAAKPDAILLPKVESPADIQAVLDWLAEKDAPESLRLWAMIETPRGVINAPAIAEVGRTSGGRLDCFVVGLNDLRKETSVPALAGRTYLIPWLMQILLAARGSGLDAIDAVFNDFRDQEGLEAECRQGREMGYDGKMLIHPAQIDEANRCFGIDEAAVEEARAIIDAFALPENAGKGVINLDGRMVERLHFEQAVKLAAKAYIIEKRKAKL
- a CDS encoding DUF1737 domain-containing protein is translated as MKLYRFLTGPDDASFCHKVTAALNQGWTLHGSPTYAFNADTQHMQCGQAVVKEVEGKDYDPDMKLSEQ
- a CDS encoding metallopeptidase family protein, which translates into the protein MARIDQTDDWRERHAPTLSTFEQLAFEAYSHLPQEFRKLTTDLIIEVADFPSDDVFEDMALETPFDLLGLFEGRGIGERFTMETGEFPNRITLYRRPILDYWAENEETLGDIITHVLIHEIGHHFGLSDDDMERIEASVEHVGG
- a CDS encoding DUF6504 family protein, producing MRLIALDTLAERIGLKRGQGAAEARAMCPSLDVIAADPSADQAFLEALADWCDRYTPLVALDGTDGLFLDITGCAHLHGGEKALVSDVLSRLFSLGVEARATVSSSAGLSWAAARYGKDAVIAPEDADRVLAPLPVTALRLPAETAAALERVGLKEVGDLLEAPRAPLARRFGSCLLLRLDQARGLEDEPLSPRLPVPSFSSERRLAEPLQDEEYILELTRHLAKDVRSSLERHGEGGRLFELLLFRVDGRVFRVRAHAAVPLNDADRIAALFRERLQAVHDDLDAGYGFEILRLAVIRSERLDPAQEDFSGVADESQPLAAFIDKVSARFGPDCLMQAALFESHLPERAGGFAPLRDVAAAMRPSALEGKAIPENRPLRIFAHPERVEATAEVPDGAPRSFNWRKTHYRVARAEGPERIAAEWWIDGEAHPTRDYFRVEDQEGRRFWLFREGLYGREVSTARWFMHGVFA
- a CDS encoding RidA family protein gives rise to the protein MTLKRISSGSPFEKTAGYSRAVVKGDWCFVSGTTGYDYATMIMPETVEEQARNCLRTIEGALREAGFSLSDVVRNHYYVTDASFADRVFPIFGEVFGDIRPAATMIVCDLIRPEMLIEIEVTAFRGS
- the leuD gene encoding 3-isopropylmalate dehydratase small subunit is translated as MDKFVKLTGVAAPLPVVNIDTDMIIPKDYLKTIKRTGLGKGLFAEARYNEDGTANPDFVLNKPAYQNAKILVAGDNFGCGSSREHAPWALLDFGIRCVISTSFADIFYNNCFKNGILPIVVSQENLDKLMDDASRGSNAILTVDLEAQEITGPDGGSIKFEIDAFKRHCLLNGLDDIGLTLEKGGAIDNFEKANATSRPWA